The sequence AAAGGGCTTCAGGGTTTTTATGAAATCCTCCTCCACTCCTCCAGCGGTGGTTACAATTACATCGACCTTCTTATGCTTCGCGAGATAAGCTATAACCTCCCTCAGGCCAGAAGAAACTATGTTGGATGTGTAGCCAAGGAAAACTCTAACTTCTTCCCCGTTTTTTCTCTTTTTCTCCACTTTCTTCCATATTTTGATGGCTTTTCCCAAATGTGTAGCTTGAAAACCTATTCTCTCGTAATAATCAATGACTTCCTCTAAACTGCTCACGTTCTCAAGCCATGGACCGATGACAGGAATTTCCTCGATTCCCTCGGTTGATGACTCCTTAAGAACGGACTTTTTTGGATCCAAATCTCACACCTCCAAGGAGCATTGAAAAAAGAACTTAAAGTTTTTGCCCTACCCAAGTGATTTTATAACCTCCAAAAATCTCTGCACCACCTCTTCGGGAGCATCTTTCTTGGGACTTCTCTTCATTCTCGGCAGCTCTCCATGTTTATATCTTTCAATCCACTCAAAAACCTGCTCAAGGGCTTCCTTAAAGTTGCTTACAGGTTCAAATGGTTCATCAAGGTAATAAATTTCCTCGTTTTTGAGGTCGTATATCAAAACTGCCGGGTAAAGGGTGTCATCCTTGCACGGGCATTCAGAGTCTATGCTTACTTCAATTATGAAATCCCCCACCTCAAGAAGCCCCTCCTCTTTTAAGGTTTCTTTCCATCTGCTCATATCTTTTATGAATTGGTTTTCAAGTTTTAAATTTAACCATCAAGCATTTAAGCTCTCTCATGTATTTTGTAAGGGTGGTGAGATGAGAATAATAGCGGTAACGGACATTCACGGGAGGGGAAACAAGGTTAAAGAACTTTTAGAACACATCAAGGGACAAGAGCCTGACCTTATTCTAATAGCTGGTGACATAACTCATTTCAGGGGTAGAGATGCAGCTTATAATATCCTGAAGGAATTTATTAACTTTGGAAAGCCCTTCTATGCAGTTATGGGGAACTGTGATGGGAGAGATGTTCTTGAACTGCTTGAAGAACTTCATATCAGCCTTCACGACAAAAGGGTGGAGTTTAATGGCGTCGGCATTGTTGGAATAGGGGGCTCAAACATAACGCCTTTCTCGACAATATGGGAGTTCAGCGAAGAGGAAATTTGGGAAATTCTGACCAAAAATTATCAAGATGGCGATATAGTGCTTTCTCACGTTCCGCCTAAAAACACCAAGGTTGACAAAACCTTTGTGGGAACACATGCCGGAAGCAAGTCGCTGAGAAAATTCATTGAGGAAAAGCAGCCTCCACTAGTTATATGCGGTCACATACATGAGGCAATTGGAATAGATGAGATTGGAGAAACCATAATTGTAAATCCAGGTCCTCTGTCGAGGGGACATTATGCCACAATAGATTTTGATGAAGAAAAGAAAAAAGTAAAAGATATAACGCTCGAGAAGTTTTAATGCATGGAAAACTTTTTAAGTTGACTCTAAAGATAAAAATCGGGATGGGCCGGTAGCTCAGCCTGGGAGAGCGACGGCTTCGCAAGCCGTAGGCCGCGGGTTCAAATCCCGCCCGGTCCACCACTATTCTAAGGTTTACAGTTTCACCTCTACTCCATCAATTTCGCTGTTGATTGATTTTTTGACATTAAGAAAGAAACTTTTACCCTTCTTTCTTATCTCAACGACAGTAGTTGCAACTTCCTCTAGGAGCGGGAGGATATTGGGAGTATTCTTCTCTAACAGCTCAGTATTAATGAAGTAGTAGCCAATTCCCTTGGGATTTCCGGTATACCCCAGAACGATATTCACAATAGACAATGCTTCTGTTCTTGAATTTATTACAAAGAAAAGTTTATCAAATCCCAAAACTGGGCTTACTATTTTATCCCCTACATCTAGAATTGACTCAACAATGCCAAATGCTTCCTTTTCCTGAACAACAGGCTCTCCAAGAGAAAGTCTTGTAATAACATTCCCCACGTGCAACCGTCCCCCAATTTTGATAACCCTAACATTGTCTAGTAAGCCAGAGTTTAGCCCTTGGAGTTCCATCTGGCTCTTATACAGGTAAAGCGTATCGAGAATGTCCACAACAACCACAGCATAATCTTTTTTGTATGCCCAATTTAACAAGTGAGCAAATCCTATATGAGGAGGTGTTGATGAGTCGTGTTCGATAAGTACGTTCTCTCCAAATAGTATTGACTCCCAAACTCTTCTAATAACTTCCCTCATGACAAGCCACCTTTTCATATTTTACTGTTTAATGTTCTTAAAGATTTAGGAACAAAAAGATTAGCCGTAACGCTTATGCAACAGTAGTTTGGTAGTAGCAATTAACAAAAATCCAAACCTCTGAAGCAAAACTTTTTTAGGTGCTTTGCCTTCATGCACTAAGGTGGTGTTCATGGATAAGTATGAAGTTCTTCAAGACCTGATGAGAAGAAGGGGCTTTGCGTGGGGTAGTTTTGAAATCTACGGTGGAGCGAGAGGTTTTTATGATTACGGTCCTTTGGGGGCTACAATAAAAAGAAAAATCGAGAAGAAAATCAGAGAAGCCTTTATAAGGGAGGGCTTCTTTGAAATTGAAACTCCCGATATCACCCCGGAAGAGGTTTTTATTGCCTCGGGACACGTGGAGAAGTTCGTTGACCCATTAACTGAGTGTAAAAAGTGTGGCTCAAGATTTAGAGCCGATCATCTTGTTGAAGAAGCTCTTGGCATAGACACCGAGGGGCTTAGTGCCGAGCATCTCACGCAACTCATAAGAGAGCACGACATAAAGTGCCCAGAATGTGGCGGAGAGCTCAGCGATGTGTGGTACTTTAACTTGATGTTTGAAACTTACATCGGACCTTACAAGGATAAGAAGGGCTATCTGAGGCCCGAAACTGCCCAGGGGATATTCGTGAACTTCAAGAGGTTGAATAACTTTGCCAGAAACCAACTACCATTCGGGGTCTTTCAGATAGGAAAAGCTTATAGAAACGAGATTTCCCCAAGACAGGGAATGTTGAGACTCAGAGAGTTTACTCAGGCAGAGGTCGAGATTTTCTTCAATCCCAATGAGACCGAGCATCCGCACTTTGATGAGGTTAAAGACGAGATCGTCAGGCTTTATCCAATAGAGCACCAGCTTAAAGATTTAGGCATGATTGAAGTCACCTTAGAAGAGGCTGTGAAGAAGGGCTACGTGCTGAACACCTTTTTTGCCTATTATATGGCAATGGTGAAGAGGATTCTCCTTGACATAGGTATCCCCGAGGATAAGATCAGGTTCAGACAGCAGTTGCCAGAGGAGAGGGCGCACTACTCAAGCGACACATGGGATGTGGAGATTCACAGCGAAAGGTTTGGATGGATTGAGTGCGTTGGTATAGCCTACAGGGGAGACTACGATCTAAGCAGGCACATAAAAGAAAGCGGGGCAGATTTAACAGTTATGATCCACTACAAAGAGCCCAAGATAGTTAAGAAGCTTAAGGTTTCCCTCAACATGAAAAAAGTTGGGCCTAAACTTAAGAAAGATGCAAAAAGGATTAACCAGAAGCTCCAGGAGATGAGCCAGGAAGAGCTCAAGAAAATAGTGGAAGGGCTTGAGCGGATTGGAAAGGTTATCATTGACGGCTATGAACTTGAAAAAGACGACTTCCTCATCAAAGAGGTTGAAGAAAAGATAACCGGCGAAAAGATAGTGCCCCACGTCTTAGAGCCGAGCTTTGGTATCGATAGACCGTTTTACCTGCTCCTTGAGAACTCCTTGGCTATGGACGAAGACGGAAGAGTTTATCTCAAGATAAAGAAGGACATGGCACCGATAGAAGTTGCCGTTTTGCCCCTCGTGGCCAAGGAGCCCCTAACGAGCATAGCCTATGACATCTTCAGAACCCTGCAAAAAGAGGGGTTCATAGTTGTCTATGACGAGAAGGACACCATTGGAAGGAGATATGCAAGGTACGACGAGATAGGAACGCCTTACTGTGTAACAGTAGATAACCAGACGCCTGAAGACAACACCGTGACGATAAGGGACAGGGACACGAGGGAGCAGATAAGGGTGAAGATAGAGGAGCTTCCAGAGAAGCTGAAGGAGATGATTTTTGGAAGCTGATTCCAATCCTTTTTTCTCTTATAAAATGAAACCTCGTGAGTTATTATGGCTAACAAAATCCACCTCCTCTACAAGCGCATTCCAAACAGAATTCTTGAGAGGGATGATGAGCTTATTGCGGACTTAGGAGATATAATCGTTGCGAAATCTAAGTTTGAAGGAATGCTAACTCCGCTTTTTGTAAACGGTGTCAAGGTCATAGAGAACGGATACATCATGATATATTTTGCCTTTATTGGCGAGAACTATGATATACTGAAGGTTTACGATAAGGAAGGCAACTTTAAGGGGTTATACGTCGATATCCTAGCTTATACCAAGCGAGAGGGTAACACCTTGGAGATGCTGGATTTGTTCTTGGATATTTTCATTTTCCCCAATGGAGAAGTCTTCCTTCTTGATGAGGAGGAGCTTGAGATGGCACTTCTCTATGAGCTTATAGACAAAGAAACGTTCGATTTTGCATATTCAAAAGCGAGAGAGATCATAGAAAAATTCGAAAAAGGCTTGTTCCCTCCGGATGTTGTGTGGCAGTATTCACTTTCTTCTCCAAAGGACGATCAAGACCAGTCCTATAACTACCAATAAGCTTACGTAGGTGAGATTCTCTTCTTCTTGTGGGGATGGGGCAGAAGGAGATGAAGTGTTCAACGGTGAAGAAACCTGTGTTGAGCTTGTGGTAGTGTTTAATTCTTCTTTCACTAAGCCCAGAACCTCGTAGTTTTCTGAGGGAAGGATCAATGGATATTTATCGACTTTGAAAGGCTGGTCTATAACTCCATCACCATTTTCATCTGATCCTCTATAAGAATCCCAGTAGTTGCCCAAAAATCCTTCAAACGTTACATTCGCAAATTTATAGACAACTCTGGGAGAGTGAAAAGTGTTTTTATTCCCAACTTGGGGAAAAACATAGTAAAAACCTATTGCTCCTTCTGGCGTATACGGAACTTCTTTCCCGTAGAAATCATTTAAGTAAATGCTGTTATTAATACCAAAAATGTACATCCCATACACTTCTGCCGCATACTCCATACCACCACTTGAAGGAAGGTAAATTGTATTTCTAATTATCTCGGTGCCACTGGAGCGATCTAGATAAACCGCTGCTCCTTTACAGTACCCACCAAATGCTGCTGATGGAAAGCACTTGACGGAGCTTACAAATCTATTGCCATAAATCGTGGAGTTCTTGACCATTACCAGATACACTCCGTATATGTTTGAAAAGAGGTAGGAATGGGGGACAAAGGTGTTATTTATTATGTGCAGGTTTCTTGAATAGTCAGCAAAAATTGCTCCACCTTTACAATCAGCATCTCCAGCAAATTTGCTTTTCCAATAGCAGTACAGATTTCCCTTAAATGTGCTATTGGCAACCGTGATGTTCTCGGAGTTGATGATTTTTATTCCATAGCTGCATCTAACTATTCGGATATTCTCAATCCTGACGTTTTTTGTATTCTCAAGGATTATTCCTGGGCGCTTGTTTTCTCCCACTATGCTCACGTTTTTTATTAAAAGGAATAAACTGGTGTTTTTGATTAAAATAGCAGTGTCATTGCTGGCATTGATGAAGAGATTTCCAAGAAGGTATGGATCATCTGGAGTTCCAGAGCCAGGGAGTTCTTTTAGGCTCTCATCCCCAACAAATGTTAGCTGAGCTGCACTTGCTAAGGGAAGAAAAAGTAGCATAACAAGAAAAATTACCAGCACCCTCATTGAGCCCCCTCACCTTTAAATATCCTTCTCTTCCCAAATACTTTACGGTGATTGCAATGATAAAAGACGCCAAAGAAGGAGTGATAATCCAGATATACGTACAGCCAAATGCGAAGAAAACCGAAATTGAAGGCGTAGATGAATGGCGAAAAAGGCTGAAGGTCAAGGTAAAAGCTCCGCCAGTAGAAGGAAGGGCAAATAAGGAAGTTGTGAAGTTCTTCTCAAAGCTACTTGGGACGGAGGTTGTTCTTTTGAGGGGAGAGACAAGTAGGGAGAAAGATTTGCTAGTTAAAGGGCTCACTGCAGAAGAAGTGAAGGAAAAGTTGAAATCTTGAACTCTCACTGATGCCTGAGAATATACCTAATTATAACAACACCAGCCGAGTTTAATCATTCCTTTTCAGATTCTTCTTCAAGATCAAGCTTAGCTTCTATTTTTCTTAATTTTCTTTTTGATTATCGCTTTTATATCATCAGTAATACTAGGCAGCAGCCTCATCTTCTTCAAGTACATTAAATAGTCCATAGAGGGCACGTAGACCAATATAGGGAAAAACAGGAAGATATTCATTACTGAAACCTTGCTGTATTTTTCAACACTCTCATAATAACGTACCATAAATTCCGCTGGATCTGTAGGTTCTTTGTTTTCAATCATATTAGCTAAATAGTGTAACGTAGCATACATATTGAGCAACCGTGATTCGACTAACATTCTGCTTAATTGTGATAATATCTCTCCAAAGATCCACATTAGTGTAATAAACGATACATAAAATGCAGGTATTTTTAGCAAATCTATTGTGATTTTAAACAAATTCGTAAATATGTCTTGGATTTTGTCATAGCTTAAGTTTTGGGTGTATACCAACAGAATAATGAACAAAATCCAATAAGCAACTGATATTACAATGCCATAAAAAAAGATTGATGAACGCCTCCAAGGCCTTTTTAGTTTCAATTTTTCTACTTTGCTAGAAAGTATTTCATTAATCTTAGACCCAAAATACCACAATAATGGAATAGACAAAAACATCAAAATCCATTTAACTAAAATGATGAAAGCATCATAAGTTTCTTTCGAGAGGTAATTTTCTACTGTTTCTAGCTCAGGTGCTAATTTGATATTAGCTGCAAACATTAACAAAATAAACAATAAAAACACAAGTATTAACGTTGCTAATATAAATGTAGCAAGGTTCTCGGCAATTAAGTAGCTACGATATTTCGAATATACTGGATCTTTTTTAGGGGTTGGGTATAACCCAAATAGTTCTGGCCATTTTAAAAGTGTGGAATCAATTTTTACGAGATAATAGAAAAACATTAAAGGTACAAAAAAGAACGCGAAAATTAGCATAAAATATGCTGTCTCTCCGAGAAGAGATTTTAATGAGTCACTAAACAGGCCAAATGACGTCAAAAATGCAAAAAACGATACTATAGCACCGATACTCCTGAAAGTAGAAGGACGTAATGTTTTTATGAAATCCAATGTATTTGACATCTCCTGAAGTTTAGAGTTGATGTCCTCTCTAGTGATTAGGGGAAGATCAATAATGCTATCATGTTTCATACAATTAAAAATTAATGAGAAAAGAGTTAAAAAGTTTTTTTACAAATAAAATCCATGGAGCTATTTTAGAATCCCAAGGCTCTTGTTAGTCTTTTTGATGCTCTCCCACTTGTCTGCGAGCTCAAACATCGCCCTTATTGCATCAACGTTTTCTGGAACGACGTCGCTTTCTTGATGCACCGCTTGGATGTAGAATAGCCTGTTGCCCTTTACATTGATGCTCTCCTTCCACACCGCTATCTCGTAGAGGTTGTTCCACTCCCTGTGCAAATCCCTTGCAAACTCTATCAGCTGGGCTGTGCTGTCAAAACCTCTTTCCTTCTCAAAGAGCAGAACTCTCGTGGTGTTTTTGAAGATGTCGATGACGTCTTCCCTTGTAAGGGGCTTTTTGAGCTCTACCATTACGCTGTGGACGTGCATTAATGTGGTCGGCACAACAAATGCCATTGTCTCGATGTTTATTGGGATAACCGTCTGAACATCCGGTCCGTGATGGGATGGAACCTCTACCGTGGGCTTTATGGCGTTAATGGGGCCTCTCTTGATATCATTTGGATCCGCAGCCCTTCTAATCATCACAGCGTAGACGTAGTCGATGTAGTCCTTTATTGCGTTGAGAGTTCTCGTTAAGCCTGTGGTGTTGCAGGAGACAACTCTAACATAATTTTTGCCCAAAGCCTTTTCATAGTTTGCCTGTGCAACGAAGGAAACCTCCGCAACCTCCGCTTTCTCTCCCCCTTGAAATATCGCCTTAACCCCTGCTTTCTCGTAGAGGGCTCTGTTTTTCTCACCCATTCCTCCGGGTGTGGCATCTACAATTACATCTACTTTTTCGAGCAGATCCTCAAGAGTGCCTGCTACCTCAAATCCAGCCTTCTCGAATCTAGGTAAAAATTCACTGGATGCTGCATAGACAGGTATTCCGAGCTCTTTAGCACGATAAGCCTCAAAGTCTGGCTTCGTCTTTGTAACTCCTATTAGCTCCATATCATCTTGTTTTGAAACTGCGTAAGCAACCCTCTTTCCTATAGTCCCGTAACCGTTAATTCCTACCTTGACTCTCATTTTCTCACCCCAAATTATCTTAAAAGAGGGAAATACTTAAGCATTGTTTTCACTGGGAGTGAAAAAAAGAAATCAGAGGTATTTCTCAAAAAACTGCAAAACCTTTCCCTTATACTCCTCAGGCATAAGCTGAATCGTCCTTACGTGTGCCGCTTCAGTGATCCAAAGCTCAACATCTGGATTTATTTTCTTGTTCCTTTCGTAAAACTCTTTAATTTCTTCAACCTTGACTATTGGATCTTTTTTGCCCGCTATCAAAAGGAGGGGCTTCTTGACTCTGTCGGCATATCCTATTGGATTTACCTCCTTAGCACTGGTGATCATCTTTGATATGGGCTTCACAAAGTAGTAAAGCCATTCGGGCAGGTTTGCAAAGTATTTCAGGCTTCTGGCTCCTGTCTTGTCAAGATACATAGGAGGGCTGTCAGCAACGGCACAGCAGACTCTTTCATCTTCTGCAAGAGCCCTAATAGCCACCATAGCGCCCATGGAGTAGCCTATTAAACCAATGCGCTTGGCACTGCTGGGTTTCTCTTTTTTAAGCCAATTGATGGCGGAGATAAGGTCTATAAGCTCTCTGTCTCCTACGGTGGTGTATTTGCCTTCACTTTCTCCGTGGGCTCTAAAGTCGAAGGCCAGAACATTATAGCCGCTTTTTGCGAGGGTTTCTATCATTGGAATTATGTAAAAGCCCCACCTGCTTGAGGTGTAACCATGGAGGGGAATTATAGTCTTTTCGCTTCCTCTATCTATCCACCATCCCTTGAGCTTGAGTCCATCGGAAGTAGGTATTGTTACCTCTTCGTACTCAATCCCAGCGTCCTTAGGCGTCCAGTTCTTGATCTCTCTGGGAGGAGTGACCATCTTATAAGCCACTACAAAGATAAAAGCAAAAAACAAAATCAAGGCAAGGAGAATTATTTCCAGGATCATTTCTTGCCCACCTCAAGTTTTTTCATGCTCCATATCATTGGCATTGCCACCAGCACCATGATAGCTCCTATGGGGAACAAAACCCTATAGTTTCCTCCCGCTAGATCAACGATAGCTCCACCTATTGTTCCAGCTAGCAGTACTGGCAAAGAGCGTGTTGCTTCGAAGAACCCATAATATCTTCCGGTGAAGGCCTCCTTCTCATACTGGGTCAGCAAATCTCCGATAACGGGATATGATGCCGCCATCAGTATTCCCCAACCAAGTCCAGCAAGTGCGAGTGCTATCACTATTTGAGTTTGGGTTTTTATGAACCATCCCCACAGCTGGGGTAGGGCAAATACAATCCCACCCACTATGATGCTCAATCTCCTTCCGATTTTGTCGTAGATTAAGCCTCCGGGCAGAGCTCCAAGCAAGACAGTCACATTGAACAGTGCCATTAAATAAAGGCCGAGTGAAGTAACGGCTTTTACGTTTTCTTCACTTGCACTTCCGTGGAGGATAAAAGCAAGTATCCCATAGAGGAATATCGCCACAAACTCAAAGCTCATCCACCAAAGAGTCTGGGCAGCATAGAATTTAAGGAAATCCCTGTTCGTAACGATGCTCTTGAGGTAGTTCACCAGGCTTTCATCTTCCATGATTTCAGGTGCCTTTGGCTCTCTAACTATGAAGTAAACGAACAAAGCAGCCCCTATGAGGAAGAGCGATGTTACAATGAAAGGTATCTTAAGGTAAGGGGTTTGAGCTAGAGCCTTTATGCTCTCACTTTCGCCCGTTTCTGCCACTGCTTTTGCTATCAAAAACCCGGCTAGTCCAAAAAGGAAGAGATTACCTGCCCATTCAAATAAGGTTATGACTCCACTGGCTTTTCCTCGCTCTCCACTCTCTATGGTGTCTGGCATTAAAGCTCTGAATTGAGCCGTGTAGATGTGCATGGAGAAGTAAAATACTGCCAATGTAAGCGCAAATCCTGCCAGAGGAACTCCAAGGGCATAGCTTGTATAGATCATTAACACCGCAATGCCAGCAAGAAGACCTCCTATCATTACAAATGGCCTTCTTCTCCCGTGTTTTGATCTGAGGGTATCGCTATAATAACCAAGCAGAGGTGGAATTAGAATCCCAATGAATCCTTCGAGGGCTAATATCGTGCCTTTAATGAAGGCTGATTCTGTATAGCTGGAAAGTAAGGGGAAGGAGAGCCCCTTGTTTAATGCCCATCCCGTGCTTCTGCTGAAGCCCAACAGTGCTAATCCTATTACAACACCCCAGCTAAACTTTTTCCTCTCCATTCTCATCACCTCAGTCCATATCTGGTATCAGCTCATAAACATCGCCAACTTTTCCTTTTATGTCTCCTCTTTTAACGAACTGAACCGTTATGGTGGCTAGTATGAAGAAAATTGCTGCAAAAGGCAGCAGAGTACTGTAACCAATGACATCTAAAAATGCACCTGCTAAAGGCGGAGCTACAAGGTTTGCCGCTTGGCTGAAGAAATAATATAACCCGGTGTAGCCCCCAAGCTTCTCTTCCGTAGTCATATCGACGACCATTGGGAGGGAGTTAACGTTTATCATCGCCCAGCCAATGCCGCCAAGGAAGAAGAGCACCATAAATTTAAGCACCACGGGGTCCGTAAGGGCGCTGCTTTTGGGTTTTGAAGCCTCTCCCAGAAGATAAGCCAATATCATCACAGCTGTTGTAAGCACTAAGCCCATGGTTATTGTTTTCTTTCTTCCTATCCTTCCTCCGATGAATCCAGCTGGAATTGCAAAGAGCATAAAGCTTAGGGAAACAACGCCCATCATGAACGCTCCAGTGCTTTCTTCAATCCCAAGATGGTATTTGGCATAACTCGTGAAGAACGTCTCTACTGAGTTAAAGGCAATGAACCATAGGAATATCGAGAGCAAAATGAATAGGAGGCTCTTTTCTTTACTTGCAAATACGTCCTTGAGGTTCTCTTTGAGTTCGCCAAAGCTTTTCTTTGAGGTCTCTTTTATAAGCTTCTTGAGGTCTATTCTCTCTCCCGGAACGCGGTATTCTTCTGGTTCCGGTACAAAGAAGACCACAAGGAGGTTGGCAATGAGCATTATTGCCGCTCCTGCAAAGAACGGGTAGGCGTAGTTTATGTCATAGAGAAGCTTCCCCCCAAAGTAAGCCAAAAGCGCTCCAATACCTCCCATAAAGTTTATGATTCCATTTGCTTGGCTTCTCTTTTCACTTGGAGTTATGTCTGGCATGAAGGCTATTACCGGAGAACGGAACAATGCCATGAAGAAGTTCATGAAGACTATCGTACCCATGAAGAGCGCAAGGTTCTCATATCTCCTTGCTACCGGAATAAGTGCAAAGAGCAACGCTGCTGAAGGAGCCCCAAGTAGGATGTAGGGCTTTCTTCTGCCGATCCTTGTTCTTGTTTTATCGCTCAAAGCACCGAGGAAAGGCAACAGCAGCACCGCAAAGAGGTTATCGATGGTCATGACGAAACCAGTAACAGTCCTGCTCATCCTAAAGGTGTCTTGAAGGAAGATCGGGATGTATGCATTGTACAGAGACCATATTATACTTATTCCAAAGAACCCAAATCCGAGCAAGAAAATACGTTTATAGTTGAACTCGACCATTTAATCACCCCCCTTAGTACATCAGCGCATTGATGCTGTACGTTAAGGAAGGTTATTATTCTTTCGGTTCATCTAACTTATAAGTTATAACTTATATCTTATAACTGCCAAGATTTATAACTTCTAAGCTCGTAGATAAAGGCATGCCGGTGATAAGTATTGCAAATCAAAAAGGTGGAGTAGGAAAGAGCACCACTGCAATAAACCTTTCAGCTGCATTGGCACTCAAAGGAAAAAGAGTTCTTCTCGTTGATATGGATCCCCAAGGAGCAACGACAGTCGGACTTGGGTTTAGAGATGCTACTCCAACTATCTACAACGTGATCTTAGACGAAGTGGATACTGAAGATGCAATAATCCCCACTGAAATAGAAGGGCTTGAGCTGATCCCAAGCAACATTGCACTAAGCGGTGCTGAAATTGAGCTCAGCAGCCAAATAGGGAGGGAGTACATCCTAAGAAACAAACTTGCTAAAATTAAGGATGATTACGACTACGTCATAATAGACACTCCTCCCTCTCTCGGCATTTTAACGATGAATTCCCTTGTCGCCAGCGATGAAGTGATAATACCGATTCAGGCAGAATACTATGCTCTAGAGGGAATCGGTCTCCTGCTAAAGGCGATAAAACTTGTTAGGGAAAGATTGGGTATTCCCCTCGAGATTAGAGGGTTCTTAATCACTATGTTCGATAAAAGAACCAATTTATCCAAGGAAGTCAGGGAAGAGGTAAAGAGAATATTTGGAGAAAAGGTGTTCAGAACTATGATCCCAAGAAACGTAAAGCTGGCTGAAGCGCCTTCCCATGGAAAGCCAATTTTTCTATATGCACCGGACAGCAGAGGTGCTAAGGCATATATGAAGCTTGCCGAGGAGGTTGATGGTGTATGAAGAAGAAAAAAGCCCTTGGGAGGGGACTGGAAGCAATAATCTCCGAGCCGATGCCCAAGTTAGAAAGCCCCCAAAAGGAGGAGATAAATGGAGAAGCACTCGAAAGAAGCTTGCAGGAGGCTTTAAAAAATCCAAGGATTACCTTGTGGTCTCCCGAAGCTGCGGCAGTGCTTAGATATCTGAGGAAAACTATTCCCGAATTCAGCATCTCAAACGAAGCAAGCAAGCTTTTGGAAAAAGCAATAAGAGAAAAGTACCCAGAGATATGGAGTGTAGTTGAAAAGAGATTGAAAGAGCTTGAATAGCTCTTCCTTCTAACTTTTAAGTTGTAAGTGAGAACTATGATAATAGCCCACAGAGGTCTTGGAGAACCTGAGAACAGCATGCTTTCTTTTAAAAGGGCTGTTAAGAGAGGATTTGGGATAGAGTTCGATGTTTGGAAGACTGCAGATGGGGAGCTCATAAGCCTACATGATCCAGAGATAATCATTGATGGGGAGAAGCACTCCGTAAAGGAACTCACTTTTAAAGAACTCAAAGCACTTGCACCTTTGGGAGCTCGTATAGCGAGGGTAGAAGAGCTATTCAGAAAATTCCCCAATGCCCTCTTCAATGTAGATGTAAAGGATGCAGAGGTAGTTGAAGATTTACCAGAGCTTATTCGCAATTACGAAGTTGAAAAAGCGATAGTATCAACAACAGATGTCGAGATACTCAAAGCTTTGAGGGCTCGTGATAAGGGGCTAAAGTTGGCTTTTTCTATAATAGAGCGAAGCAGCGTTCCAAAAGTGCCCCTCCTAAAACGACGTCTTGAGATATTTGCTCTCCATGTCCCCATAGATGGAATATCT comes from Thermococcus alcaliphilus and encodes:
- a CDS encoding alpha/beta hydrolase; protein product: MILEIILLALILFFAFIFVVAYKMVTPPREIKNWTPKDAGIEYEEVTIPTSDGLKLKGWWIDRGSEKTIIPLHGYTSSRWGFYIIPMIETLAKSGYNVLAFDFRAHGESEGKYTTVGDRELIDLISAINWLKKEKPSSAKRIGLIGYSMGAMVAIRALAEDERVCCAVADSPPMYLDKTGARSLKYFANLPEWLYYFVKPISKMITSAKEVNPIGYADRVKKPLLLIAGKKDPIVKVEEIKEFYERNKKINPDVELWITEAAHVRTIQLMPEEYKGKVLQFFEKYL
- a CDS encoding phosphorylating glyceraldehyde-3-phosphate dehydrogenase, whose product is MRVKVGINGYGTIGKRVAYAVSKQDDMELIGVTKTKPDFEAYRAKELGIPVYAASSEFLPRFEKAGFEVAGTLEDLLEKVDVIVDATPGGMGEKNRALYEKAGVKAIFQGGEKAEVAEVSFVAQANYEKALGKNYVRVVSCNTTGLTRTLNAIKDYIDYVYAVMIRRAADPNDIKRGPINAIKPTVEVPSHHGPDVQTVIPINIETMAFVVPTTLMHVHSVMVELKKPLTREDVIDIFKNTTRVLLFEKERGFDSTAQLIEFARDLHREWNNLYEIAVWKESINVKGNRLFYIQAVHQESDVVPENVDAIRAMFELADKWESIKKTNKSLGILK
- a CDS encoding SLC45 family MFS transporter, whose amino-acid sequence is MVEFNYKRIFLLGFGFFGISIIWSLYNAYIPIFLQDTFRMSRTVTGFVMTIDNLFAVLLLPFLGALSDKTRTRIGRRKPYILLGAPSAALLFALIPVARRYENLALFMGTIVFMNFFMALFRSPVIAFMPDITPSEKRSQANGIINFMGGIGALLAYFGGKLLYDINYAYPFFAGAAIMLIANLLVVFFVPEPEEYRVPGERIDLKKLIKETSKKSFGELKENLKDVFASKEKSLLFILLSIFLWFIAFNSVETFFTSYAKYHLGIEESTGAFMMGVVSLSFMLFAIPAGFIGGRIGRKKTITMGLVLTTAVMILAYLLGEASKPKSSALTDPVVLKFMVLFFLGGIGWAMINVNSLPMVVDMTTEEKLGGYTGLYYFFSQAANLVAPPLAGAFLDVIGYSTLLPFAAIFFILATITVQFVKRGDIKGKVGDVYELIPDMD
- a CDS encoding glycerophosphodiester phosphodiesterase family protein, with amino-acid sequence MIIAHRGLGEPENSMLSFKRAVKRGFGIEFDVWKTADGELISLHDPEIIIDGEKHSVKELTFKELKALAPLGARIARVEELFRKFPNALFNVDVKDAEVVEDLPELIRNYEVEKAIVSTTDVEILKALRARDKGLKLAFSIIERSSVPKVPLLKRRLEIFALHVPIDGISYVGFANFRTLLKWVRSMGIKIGFWSYEADELRYLPLLIDLGDYFISNNPVEVRTLLARLKKSF
- a CDS encoding ParA family protein, whose product is MPVISIANQKGGVGKSTTAINLSAALALKGKRVLLVDMDPQGATTVGLGFRDATPTIYNVILDEVDTEDAIIPTEIEGLELIPSNIALSGAEIELSSQIGREYILRNKLAKIKDDYDYVIIDTPPSLGILTMNSLVASDEVIIPIQAEYYALEGIGLLLKAIKLVRERLGIPLEIRGFLITMFDKRTNLSKEVREEVKRIFGEKVFRTMIPRNVKLAEAPSHGKPIFLYAPDSRGAKAYMKLAEEVDGV
- a CDS encoding MFS transporter, producing the protein MERKKFSWGVVIGLALLGFSRSTGWALNKGLSFPLLSSYTESAFIKGTILALEGFIGILIPPLLGYYSDTLRSKHGRRRPFVMIGGLLAGIAVLMIYTSYALGVPLAGFALTLAVFYFSMHIYTAQFRALMPDTIESGERGKASGVITLFEWAGNLFLFGLAGFLIAKAVAETGESESIKALAQTPYLKIPFIVTSLFLIGAALFVYFIVREPKAPEIMEDESLVNYLKSIVTNRDFLKFYAAQTLWWMSFEFVAIFLYGILAFILHGSASEENVKAVTSLGLYLMALFNVTVLLGALPGGLIYDKIGRRLSIIVGGIVFALPQLWGWFIKTQTQIVIALALAGLGWGILMAASYPVIGDLLTQYEKEAFTGRYYGFFEATRSLPVLLAGTIGGAIVDLAGGNYRVLFPIGAIMVLVAMPMIWSMKKLEVGKK